One segment of Anopheles stephensi strain Indian chromosome 3, UCI_ANSTEP_V1.0, whole genome shotgun sequence DNA contains the following:
- the LOC118513672 gene encoding mucin-19-like, translating into MMLWKKAFLVCALLVTVQAEPQPQLLSGLTSIVGSAINGVSTLLNGLAAGFAAGTSGSLSASGSLTGGITIGGVTLGGTGSFNSNLPILNLLNNVVSSTLNALNTAVTNLGTTAGTVLTNTLTTITNTLNGLLGGVSTSLGTIGSGLSGAPTTANGQIVINALTNVATAVNSAVNAASSVFGNSTVAAALGNLTSSLNTDLATAIQAINNATANPGTATTLLGALGPNGINTIATVLGDAANILYTTANIPLQLTAAANVNATLAANAGVPYTAAGIAAVNATVNAALTNANNVLNAALGSFNSIIANVQPATNAALAQASTTINNALTALNRVFNLFAGSTKASVTTAAQLGYRNLTDLVLTLQESLAVLNTVTLNAVVTANASIAANASAVIGPIISNLGSTNATVVACSQTYLPLAVRTNVYYTTALGSCVVEATTVADILVGNTIAVVNSAASRISTSTAGVTACISAIFPTTLCTSATVPNAPAYITNVALDVAQIKTGEVIDVANTANSVATCTANTANAAAADFAAIAAAYNQCIGA; encoded by the exons ATGATGCTGTGGAAGAAAGCCTTCCTGGTGTGTGCGTTGTTGGTGACCGTTCAG GCGGAACCACAACCTCAGCTGCTCAGTGGACTTACCTCGATCGTCGGATCGGCCATCAACGGAGTGTCCACGCTGCTCAACGGATTGGCCGCGGGATTCGCTGCTGGTACGTCGGGCTCACTCTCGGCGAGCGGTAGTCTGACCGGAGGCATCACCATCGGTGGCGTTACGCTCGGAGGTACCGGATCGTTCAACTCGAACCTCCCGATATTGAACCTCCTCAACAATGTGGTCTCGTCGACGCTGAACGCGCTCAACACGGCCGTCACGAACCTCGGTACGACGGCTGGTACGGTGCTGACCAACACGCTGACCACCATCACGAACACGCTGAACGGATTGCTCGGCGGGGTCAGCACTAGCTTGGGCACGATCGGCAGTGGGCTGTCCGGTGCTCCAACCACCGCCAACGGTCAGATCGTCATCAACGCACTCACCAACGTCGCCACCGCCGTCAACTCGGCCGTCAATGCCGCTTCGTCCGTGTTCGGTAACTCCACGGTTGCGGCTGCCCTGGGCAATCTGACCAGCTCGCTCAACACCGACCTAGCCACCGCCATCCAGGCCATTAACAATGCCACCGCCAACCCCGGCACGGCAACGACCCTGCTCGGAGCGCTCGGCCCGAACGGCATCAACACGATCGCGACCGTGCTGGGAGATGCGGCCAACATCCTGTACACGACGGCCAACATCCCGCTGCAGCTGACGGCGGCCGCCAACGTGAATGCCACGCTGGCCGCAAATGCCGGTGTCCCGTACACTGCTGCCGGTATTGCCGCGGTCAATGCGACCGTCAACGCTGCCCTGACCAACGCCAACAACGTGCTAAACGCTGCCCTCGGATCGTTCAACAGCATCATCGCGAACGTACAGCCAGCTACGAACGCTGCCCTGGCGCAGGCCAGCACAACCATCAACAACGCGCTCACGGCCCTGAACCGAGTGTTCAATCTGTTTGCCGGCAGCACGAAGGCAAGCGTCACGACCGCTGCCCAGCTGGGCTACAGGAATCTGACCGACCTCGTGCTAACTCTCCAGGAAAGTCTGGCCGTGCTGAACACGGTCACGCTGAATGCGGTCGTCACGGCTAACGCGTCGATCGCCGCCAACGCTTCGGCCGTGATTGGGCCGATCATCAGCAATCTCGGCAGCACGAATGCGACCGTCGTTGCGTGCTCGCAAACGTATCTGCCACTCGCCGTACGCACCAACGTGTACTACACCACGGCGCTCGGCTCGTGCGTCGTAGAGGCGACGACCGTCGCCGACATTCTGGTCGGCAATACGATCGCTGTGGTCAATTCGGCCGCTTCACGCATCAGCACCTCAACCGCCGGTGTGACGGCCTGCATTTCGGCCATCTTCCCAACGACACTGTGCACCAGTGCGACCGTCCCGAACGCTCCGGCCTACATCACGAACGTCGCGCTCGATGTCGCCCAGATCAAGACCGGTGAGGTGATCGACGTTGCCAACACGGCGAACAGTGTGGCAACGTGCACGGCCAACACGGCCAATGCGGCGGCGGCCGATTTCGCTGCCATTGCTGCCGCGTACAACCAGTGCATCGGAGCCTAG
- the LOC118513680 gene encoding uncharacterized protein LOC118513680 — MNPVRSVACAANEPRSHSSSPARVSQQLIVMKFLVFSVVLCAFVATSTAQTKSPVIVRMQTALGSMLSVVRDLSLANTALIKDTEDHIALNSAYVAAEELYQLFPTFGTQNSSLLPLPSRTRLESAFDSFRNAVAAWEGALDGRTVENLTSTFQNVQKEFLNLAGVVYTL, encoded by the exons ATGAATCCAGTGCGGTCTGTTGCGTGTGCTGCAAACGAACCTCGGTCTCactcctcttcgccagcgcgTGTGTCACAGCAGCTAATCGTGATGAAATTCTTAGTATTTTCGGTGGTTTTGTGCGCTTTCGTG GCTACCAGCACGGCACAAACCAAGTCGCCGGTCATCGTACGGATGCAGACCGCCCTCGGCAGCATGCTGTCAGTCGTGCGCGATCTCTCGCTCGCCAACACCGCCCTCATCAAGGACACCGAGGATCATATCGCCCTGAATTCGGCCTATGTCGCAGCGGAGGAACTGTACCAACTGTTCCCCACGTTCGGCACGCAGAACAGCTCGTTGCTGCCTCTTCCATCGCGCACCCGACTGGAAAGTGCATTCGATAGCTTCCGCAATGCGGTGGCTGCCTGGGAAGGTGCCCTGGATGGGCGTACCGTCGAAAATTTGACCAGTACGTTCCAAAACGTTCAGAAGGAATTCCTAAACCTGGCCGGCGTTGTGTACACGCTGTAA
- the LOC118513678 gene encoding protein artichoke-like produces MRSMLYVILLLQTCPSTVAVVHLDCMKSSCTITDWNPQLDGPLAVDQAMDDAMYLIFQNLTQSTIIFNRIDQLNERREFNIYIEKSPAVQSVTVSSRARIASLYLTETNLRQVEIEKLNTNLRYFTIAENRELQAIPDSVAHLSMVKVLDIIKSRITSVNYTLFCKLQRLEHLNLCQNEIVSLEEYDMESDDFPCLKYMDLSNNLLQTVSMHYFSSMPVLETLDLSRNVLTSLEGSCRSASLRNLNLSHNRIASFSCCDWNLPRLAHFNVVSNTLERLPSCMEQAMPSVSFLELSGNVLSDGEHFWERLAELKQLQMLDASHNRLTSLVWSSTVLSLRYVIVRNNRIKELSVPFAREGFNIDADCNLIERRDAISVSRNVTYLQMQCNPIDCSWNRELVRREEVHCVENLVPCNNCL; encoded by the exons ATGCGCTCGATGCT TTATGTGATACTACTTCTTCAAACATGTCCATCCACTGTTGCCGTCGTCCATCTTGATTGCATGAAGAGCTCATGTACCATCACGGACTGGAATCCCCAGCTGGACGGCCCCTTAGCGGTGGATCAGGCTATGGATGATGCGATGTACttgatttttcaaaatttgactCAATCCACTATAATCTTTAACCGGATAGACCAATTAAACGAGAGACGCGAGTTCAACATATACATTGAAAAATCGCCCGCCGTACAGAGTGTGACTGTTTCTTCGCGCGCCAGAATCGCTAGCCTGTATCTAACCGAAACGAATCTTCGGCAGGTAGAAATTGAAAAGCTTAATACCAACCTAAGGTACTTCACGATAGCCGAGAACCGAGAGCTTCAAGCCATTCCGGATAGTGTAGCACACTTGTCTATGGTGAAGGTTCTCGACATAATTAAATCGCGCATAACGTCCGTCAACTACACGCTGTTCTGCAAACTGCAACGTCTGGAACATCTTAACCTTTGCCAGAACGAGATAGTGTCGTTGGAAGAGTACGATATGGAGAGTGATGATTTCCCGTGCCTAAAATACATGGATCTATCCAACAACCTTCTGCAGACAGTGAGCATGCACTACTTCAGCAGCATGCCGGTTCTCGAGACGTTGGATCTTTCGCGCAACGTTCTCACCTCCCTGGAAGGTTCTTGCCGGTCGGCTAGCTTAAGAAACCTTAATCTATCACACAACCGTATCGCTAGCTTTAGCTGCTGCGATTGGAACCTACCCAGATTGGCCCATTTCAATGTCGTCAGCAACACTTTGGAGCGATTGCCATCGTGCATGGAGCAGGCGATGCCTAGCGTAAGTTTCCTGGAGCTTTCAGGGAATGTGCTATCGGACGGTGAGCACTTCTGGGAGCGGTTAGCCGAGCTGAAGCAATTGCAAATGTTGGACGCCAGTCACAATCGTCTGACGAGCCTGGTGTGGTCCAGTACGGTTCTTAGCTTGCGATACGTAATCGTACGAAACAATCGCATCAAGGAGCTAAGCGTACCGTTTGCCAGGGAAGGTTTCAACATCGACGCGGACTGTAATTTGATTGAGCGGCGCGATGCGATTAGTGTGTCGCGGAACGTTACCTACCTGCAGATGCAGTGCAATCCGATCGATTGCAGCTGGAACAGGGAGTTGGTGAGAAGAGAGGAGGTGCACTGTGTAGAGAACCTGGTACCGTGCAATAACTGTCTTTGA
- the LOC118513679 gene encoding uncharacterized protein LOC118513679, whose translation MTRSVLWFAALAVLAVSLHNASAQLDNTVVSRRSSINSTLSSFSNNVVNKVNEYANKFTSMRNDMSWQLRTASETLTSFLSDKQIGDNALLASDVLSAASTTLSASVSASITIAASFSTVSTCVNTKTQASVAATFGAFSTAQAAYFNIITSSTSPFLSTCRSRFSNTANDLVNQAADRIQDCLNDENNELSRVNSILNNYMTLMKQHYQALSNHVRSCSSLGSTSSRTEVKAEVNACLKGIATYVGPLYKALTEQQFQLVNAMLQLEVVASNNRVKLCINQVSKSYTAMAEAIVPSLNECLQTGQ comes from the exons ATGACGCGTTCCGTACTGTGGTTTGCCGCACTGGCAGTACTAGCTGTCAGC CTTCACAATGCTTCAGCCCAACTGGACAACACAGTCGTCAGCAGGCGCAGTTCCATCAACTCGACGCTATCCTCCTTCTCGAACAACGTCGTAAACAAGGTGAACGAGTACGCGAACAAGTTTACCAGCATGCGCAACGATATGTCCTGGCAGCTGCGGACGGCATCGGAAACGCTGACCAGCTTCCTGTCCGACAAACAGATCGGCGATAATGCGCTGCTGGCGTCCGACGTACTGTCCGCCGCTAGTACCACGCTGAGCGCGAGTGTGTCCGCCTCCATTACGATTGCGGCCAGCTTCTCCACCGTGAGCACGTGTGTGAACACGAAGACGCAGGCTTCGGTCGCTGCAACGTTCGGCGCGTTCAGTACCGCGCAGGCGGCGTACTTCAACATCATCACCTCCTCCACGTCACCGTTCCTGTCGACCTGCCGGTCGAGGTTCTCCAACACGGCAAACGATCTGGTCAATCAGGCCGCTGACCGTATCCAGGATTGTCTGAACGACGAGAACAACGAGCTGAGCCGCGTGAACTCGATCCTGAACAACTACATGACGCTGATGAAGCAACACTACCAGGCGTTGAGCAACCATGTTCGCTCCTGTAGCAGCCTCGGTTCGACCTCTTCCCGCACGGAGGTGAAGGCAGAAGTGAACGCTTGTCTTAAGGGG ATCGCGACCTACGTCGGACCACTGTACAAGGCACTGACCGAGCAGCAGTTCCAGCTGGTCAACGCGATGCTGCAGCTGGAGGTGGTGGCATCGAACAACAGGGTCAAGCTGTGCATTAACCAGGTCAGCAAGAGCTACACCGCTATGGCGGAAGCAATAGTGCCCTCGCTCAACGAGTGTCTGCAGACCGGACAGTAG
- the LOC118513671 gene encoding venom dipeptidyl peptidase 4, with product MMQYLGLLVWCCLLVGRISSAPFEPKQSDLKDFTFDEIIPNQFGLRGFNGTWLSGEELLYRNGGDYVKLNVNTGDSVVVITTDVLSQFRGASIQLIKPDFTKVLVRYDVRTVFRHSSLSKYAIYDTLDGTTYHVANQEEVSICILSPTGQSLAYVKDNNVYYRESFVDPEERPLTLDGVPGVIYNGIPDWVYEEEVFGTDATLWFSPNGRRLAMASFDDRDVKEFTYHLYGSPDDTDKQYPEELRIRYPKVNTTNPTVHLRVTDLSASDPAWVELPAPLATVGEDHVLGTVNWAGEDVLGIIWTNRRQNVATFQKCQTTDGTCSEAVRFDRPNGWYDLYTPRCYGADRCFLMGDNDGWRAVMELVGEGAAPVARTPAGYTVSSINGYDEVSQALYYTAVPASAPHHRHVFRDEECLTCGLKDELEGSAECNFASASFSADLSYMAATCSGPTPSYTQIYRTSDRQLVRDWELNLERREQLKQYKKVSVRFLRVPVGDGSFQASVRLYLPPEIDFEAPATASRKYPMVVNVYAGPDSVRVTDSFSVGFANYMATTKGVIYAQIDGRGTGNQGYEFLFSINNRLGTYEMEDQIAVARYLQETYAFIDPQRTGIWGSSYGGYATAMTLEKDHGQVYRCGISVAPVTSWMFYDSIYTERYMGRPTENGAGYVQSDISGFTDELKNHLFLLIHGTADDNVHYQQSMVFVRALLDHDIDFEQMTYPDEAHSLSGVQRHLYHTMDQFWDRCFA from the exons ATGATGCAGTACCTGGGACTTTTGGTGTGGTGCTGCCTGCTCGTTGGCCGCATCTCGTCGGCTCCATTCGAGCCCAAGCAGTCCGATTTGAAAGACTTCACCTTTGACGAGATCATCCCGAATCAGTTCGGATTGCGAGGATTCAACGGGACCTGGTTGTCGGGAGAGGAACTGCTGTACAGGAATGGAGGAGACTACGTGAAGCTGAACGTAAACACTGGCGACAGTGTCGTGGTGATCACAACGGATGTTTTG AGCCAGTTCCGTGGAGCTTCTATTCAGCTGATTAAACCCGACTTCACGAAAGTCCTGGTCCGGTATGATGTCCGAACG GTCTTCCGACACTCATCTCTCTCGAAGTACGCAATCTACGACACGTTGGACGG CACTACGTACCACGTTGCCAACCAGGAGGAAGTGTCTATCTGCATTCTCTCCCCAACGGGGCAAAGTCTTGCGTACGTCAAGGATAACAACGTCTACTACCGGGAGTCGTTCGTCGACCCAGAGGAACGGCCTCTTACGCTTGACGGTGTCCCTGGGGTAATTTACAATGGCATCCCGGACTGGGTGTACGAAGAGGAGGTGTTCGGCACGGATGCGACACTCTGGTTCTCGCCGAACGGTCGCCGCCTCGCGATGGCCAGCTTCGATGATCGTGACGTGAAGGAGTTCACCTACCATCTGTACGGGTCGCCGGACGATACGGACAAGCAGTATCCGGAAGAGTTGCGCATTCGGTACCCGAAGGTTAACACCACCAATCCGACCGTGCATCTGCGGGTGACGGATCTGTCGGCGAGTGATCCAGCTTGGGTAGAGCTCCCAGCTCCGCTAGCCACGGTCGGTGAGGATCACGTGCTCGGTACGGTGAACTGGGCCGGCGAGGATGTGCTTGGCATTATCTGGACCAATCGCCGACAGAACGTGGCGACATTCCAGAAGTGTCAAACGACCGACGGAACCTGCTCGGAAGCGGTCCGCTTTGATCGTCCAAATGGATGGTACGATTTGTACACGCCACGCTGCTATGGAGCCGATCGATGCTTCCTGATGGGCGATAATGACGGTTGGCGTGCGGTGATGGAATTGGTTGGAGAGGGTGCGGCTCCTGTTGCCCGTACACCGGCCGGGTACACCGTGTCCTCCATCAATGGGTACGATGAAGTGTCGCAGGCCCTCTACTACACCGCAGTCCCGGCAAGCGCACCTCACCATCGACATGTGTTCCGAGATGAGGAATGTCTCACGTGCGGTCTGAAGGATGAGCTTGAGGGTTCAGCCGAATGTAACTTTGCAAGCGCATCTTTCAGTGCGGATCTTTCGTATATGGCAGCGACCTGCTCCGGACCAACGCCTTCCTACACGCAGATCTATCGTACCAGCGATCGACAGCTGGTTAGGGACTGGGAATTGAACTTGGAGCGTCGTGAGCAGCTTAAACAGTACAAGAAGGTCTCGGTACGATTCCTGCGCGTCCCGGTCGGTGACGGTAGCTTCCAGGCCTCGGTCCGACTGTACCTTCCGCCGGAGATTGACTTTGAAGCGCCTGccacagcgtcccgcaagtaTCCGATGGTGGTGAATGTGTATGCCGGACCGGATTCGGTGCGCGTTACCGATAGCTTTAGCGTTGGGTTCGCCAACTATATGGCCACAACGAAGGGTGTGATCTACGCCCAGATCGATGGACGCGGAACGGGCAATCAGGGTTACGAGTTTCTGTTCTCCATCAACAACCGGCTCGGTACGTACGAGATGGAGGATCAGATCGCCGTCGCACGCTACCTGCAGGAAACGTACGCCTTCATCGATCCTCAGCGTACTGGCATCTGGGGCTCGAGCTACGGTGGGTATGCAACCGCCATGACGCTGGAGAAGGATCACGGGCAGGTGTACCGTTGCGGTATCTCGGTTGCCCCGGTTACGTCGTGGATGTTTTACG ATTCCATCTACACCGAACGGTACATGGGACGTCCGACAGAGAATGGCGCCGGGTACGTACAGAGCGACATCAGTGGCTTCACGGACGAGCTGAAGAACCATCTGTTCCTGCTGATTCACGGAACCGCGGACGATAACGTGCACTATCAGCAGTCGATGGTGTTTGTGCGGGCTTTGCTGGATCACGATATCGACTTTGAGCAGATG ACCTATCCGGATGAGGCACACTCGTTGTCGGGTGTGCAGCGTCATCTGTACCACACCATGGACCAGTTCTGGGATCGCTGCTTTGCGTGA
- the LOC118513676 gene encoding leucine-rich repeat-containing protein let-4-like → MSCVWLPLLLLLQASFRSAVALQFSCMDFECSVRDWNPMQNGAFTLVRESKQSMFLTFINLQTMSLNMAMLQEKGMLENSTRIRNSPVQSIYLPAAIKLGTLTIDQTPLLNVTFEQNNTCLDTLVISDSQLREVPGTVAHLLAVLRIDITVARIRSIDFALFARLPRLEILTLNFNFIHRLEYSASADSDFPELRELYISNNRLTTVNFTHFRTMHALESLYLSSNQIRHVQDSPLLGARLRFLDLSCNSVVHMSTCNWTVGSLLNFAMYNNSLVRFPACLEETMPEVRYLQLSFNSFSHGSDIGRLASLEKLQILDVGYNRITRLALDTLIPSLKYLNLEHNPIVQLSVGVANDGLAINVRCGAIEEFDPANVTHSVIALEMGHCPLDCSWDRRGDNERAADARTNVQCVRNDVTDRDWCKV, encoded by the exons ATGTCCTGTGTTTG GCTACCGTTGCTGTTACTGCTTCAAGCATCGTTCAGAAGCGCTGTGGCATTGCAGTTCAGCTGTATGGATTTTGAATGCTCTGTCCGCGACTGGAACCCGATGCAGAATGGTGCCTTTACCTTAGTACGCGAATCAAAGCAGTCCATGTTTCTGACGTTCATAAATCTGCAAACCATGTCACTCAACATGGCGATGCTGCAGGAGAAAGGTATGCTGGAAAACTCTACCCGCATTAGGAACTCTCCGGTGCAAAGCATCTATCTGCCAGCGGCCATCAAATTGGGCACGCTCACTATCGACCAAACGCCACTGCTGAATGTGACATTCGAGCAGAATAACACTTGCCTCGATACGCTCGTCATAAGTGACAGCCAGCTAAGGGAGGTACCGGGCACGGTGGCCCATTTGCTTGCGGTGCTGCGCATTGACATTACGGTCGCTCGTATACGAAGCATCGACTTTGCGCTGTTTGCTAGGCTGCCGCGCTTGGAGATTCTTACCCTGAACTTCAATTTCATCCACCGCCTGGAGTACAGCGCCAGCGCGGACAGCGATTTCCCGGAGCTGCGCGAACTCTACATATCCAACAATCGGCTAACAACGGTCAACTTTACACATTTCCGTACTATGCACGCACTGGAATCGCTGTACCTGTCCAGCAATCAGATCCGCCACGTGCAGGACAGTCCACTGCTCGGTGCCAGGTTAAGATTCCTCGATCTCTCCTGCAATTCCGTCGTGCACATGAGCACCTGCAACTGGACGGTCGGTAGTTTGCTAAACTTTGCCATGTACAACAACTCGCTCGTACGGTTCCCAGCCTGTCTGGAGGAAACCATGCCGGAAGTAAGGTATCTTCAGCTGTCCTTTAACTCGTTCTCGCACGGCAGTGACATCGGTAGGCTGGCCAGCTTAGAAAAGTTGCAAATTTTAGACGTTGGCTACAATCGAATCACGCGCCTCGCGCTGGACACGTTGATCCCGTCGCTTAAGTATCTTAACCTGGAACACAATCCGATCGTGCAGCTGAGTGTTGGGGTGGCAAACGATGGGCTTGCGATCAATGTTAGATGTGGAGCGATCGAGGAGTTTGATCCGGCAAATGTAACGCACAGTGTGATCGCTTTGGAAATGGGCCACTGCCCACTGGACTGTAGCTGGGACAGGCGGGGTGACAACGAACGCGCGGCAGATGCCCGAACGAACGTACAGTGTGTGCGAAATGATGTTACCGACCGAGATTGGTGTAAGGTTTAG
- the LOC118513673 gene encoding uncharacterized protein LOC118513673, with translation MGMWRATIVLLIPLLCGLSNASPDLGLDISIDYVTQNNPNVLSSANMVGSATSDLQGAIGGYQIARLNGSTSLIVSGEALVSLVGNITLNVNDVLRNISIVASNRQTAPSCMFGSMNATIDRAFVALDQAGALITRIQTSTSSQNSGALTSWMMMIQTAMTDISTYLDTLYKEVSAVMAAGPLSASTVSANIKPATLFNLAGAISVVTTAEKGLTTTVRSIRSAFEQAANILNSYSNDLTNALTSVNNTQRDYYNQVVSRISSYQGKVSWEAGWGVNDIVNTLSRVNPFMQDSTTRTTALQLNTSITTTTTAIRTNANIWSTSLQTQMTLLFTGAEAFVQSNVKALVPVFDSSLFKLAATMSSGGTFSSNCNSRYGGAITNLENNMRDGLQRCYNDYANTGYTDSFISEYNMVIREQTRSIANRINFCLNLGSTSSNSVIKAGISKCLSETVIMNEALMKDVSIQTKLVVAMVNLESLAMVQRVESCGAILNHGLVAKAASLDTLLASCQTTNQ, from the exons ATGGGAATGTGGAGAGCCACGATCGTTCTGCTGATACCACTGCTGTGTGGATTGAGC AATGCCTCGCCCGATTTAGGTCTGGATATTAGCATCGACTATGTCACGCAGAACAATCCCAACGTACTGTCGTCGGCCAACATGGTTGGATCGGCTACCTCCGACCTGCAAGGCGCTATCGGTGGCTATCAAATAGCCCGGCTGAACGGTTCCACCAGTTTGATCGTGTCCGGCGAGGCACTCGTCTCGCTCGTCGGCAACATCACGCTCAACGTGAACGACGTGCTGCGCAACATCTCGATCGTGGCCAGCAACCGACAGACGGCACCGTCCTGCATGTTCGGCAGCATGAACGCCACCATCGACCGTGCGTTCGTTGCGCTCGATCAGGCCGGGGCACTGATCACCCGTATCCAAACGTCCACCTCCTCGCAGAACAGCGGTGCCCTCACGtcctggatgatgatgatccagACAGCGATGACGGACATCTCCACCTATCTGGACACGCTGTACAAGGAAGTGTCGGCCGTAATGGCTGCCGGTCCGCTTTCGGCCAGTACCGTGTCGGCTAACATTAAGCCCGCCACACTGTTCAACCTAGCCGGTGCCATCTCCGTGGTGACGACAGCGGAGAAGGGTCTCACCACCACGGTCCGATCGATTCGGTCCGCTTTCGAGCAGGCGGCCAACATCCTCAACAGCTACAGCAACGACCTGACCAACGCACTGACCTCGGTCAACAACACGCAGCGCGATTACTACAACCAGGTCGTCAGCCGCATCAGCTCCTACCAGGGCAAGGTATCCTGGGAGGCCGGCTGGGGTGTGAACGACATCGTCAACACACTGTCCCGCGTCAACCCGTTCATGCAGGACTCGACCACCCGCACCACGGCACTGCAGCTGAACacctccatcaccaccacgaccaccgcCATCCGGACGAATGCGAACATTTGGTCCACCAGTCTGCAGACGCAGATGACGCTGCTCTTCACCGGTGCGGAAGCGTTCGTCCAGAGCAACGTGAAGGCGCTGGTGCCGGTGTTCGATTCTTCCCTGTTCAAGCTTGCCGCCACCATGTCGTCCGGCGGTACCTTCTCCAGCAACTGTAACTCCCGGTACGGTGGTGCCATCACGAACCTCGAGAACAACATGCGCGATGGGCTGCAGCGGTGCTACAACGATTACGCCAACACCGGCTACACGGATTCGTTCATCAGCGAGTACAACATGGTGATCCGCGAGCAGACGCGCAGCATCGCCAACCGGATCAACTTCTGTCTCAATCTGGGCTCGACCAGCTCGAACTCCGTCATCAAGGCGGGCATTTCGAAGTGTCTTTCGGAG ACCGTCATCATGAACGAGGCCCTGATGAAGGACGTCAGCATCCAGACGAAGCTGGTCGTGGCGATGGTCAATCTGGAGAGTTTGGCGATGGTGCAGCGTGTGGAGAGCTGCGGCGCCATCTTGAACCACGGGCTGGTGGCGAAGGCGGCCTCGCTCGACACGTTGCTGGCCAGCTGTCAGACTACCAACCAGTGA